One region of Miscanthus floridulus cultivar M001 chromosome 19, ASM1932011v1, whole genome shotgun sequence genomic DNA includes:
- the LOC136527681 gene encoding uncharacterized protein yields MEKCRSVPHEHSSAYYGCGGGYDYEDVGGGPGQAGKSYSFNGPSGRDDPEAKRRRRVAAYNVFATPGRIKTTVRGSVKWLKSKFSDIRYGGL; encoded by the coding sequence aTGGAGAAGTGCAGGTCGGTGCCGCACGAGCACTCGTCGGCGTACTACGGCTGCGGCGGCGGGTACGACTACGAGGACGTCGGCGGCGGGCCAGGGCAGGCGGGCAAGTCGTACAGCTTCAACGGGCCGAGCGGCCGCGACGACCCGGAGGCGAAGCGGCGGCGCCGGGTGGCGGCGTACAACGTGTTCGCCACTCCGGGCCGGATCAAGACCACCGTCCGCGGCAGCGTCAAATGGCTCAAGTCCAAGTTCTCCGACATCCGCTACGGTGGCCTCTGA